In Seonamhaeicola sp. S2-3, the genomic window ACTGCCGATTTAGGCACGACAAATTGATCTGGAATGTCCTTTTTAATAAAGACCTTAACATTCATGCCTTCTAATAAATGACCATCATTTTTCACTTGGGCTTTTATTAAAATAGTGCCATCTTTTTCAACCTGTGGATTTATGGTGGTTATGGCGCCTTCGTAAGATTTACTTGTTGCAAAAGGTTCAATTGATATTTTATCTTTTGATTTAATATCTTTAAGTTCAGATTCTATCACATAAAATTCCACCTCAAAGACAGCATCATTTATTAACGTAATAAATGCTTTGCCCGAATTGATCTGATCGTGTTTTTTACTATCTATATTGGCTATTTTACCACTAAAAGGCGCTATAAGTTTGGTGGATTTTAAATCGAATTGCGCATTTTCTAATTGATGAAGGGCATTTTTATAACCAGACTTAATAGCCATCATCTCATATTCTTCTTTGGGAATGGCATCTTTATTATCGGCATTAAAACCGCGTCGAATTTGTAAATCGTTAAACTCTAAAGTGGCTTGTTTTAAATCTATTTCTGCTTTATTTACTTTTTGATGGTAAGTAAAAGCATCTAAACTAGCCAATAGCTGCCCTTTTGTAACATAATCTCCATTTTTAACGTAAATGTTATTGAGTTTTTCGCTTACATTGAATTTTAATTCGCTTTTTTCTAAAGCTACAAGCCTACCGTTACTGACGAGTTCTTTCTTGAATGCCCCTTTATCTAAAACCAAAATATCTACCTCGTTTTTTTCGGGGAGATATTGTTTTTTGTTAATGGATTTTTCTTTATTTTCTTTGGGTTTGTTGCAGTTCAATAAAATGCTAAAACAAATCATTAAAAAAATACAGCGTGTTAAATTTTGACGTTTTTTACTCATTCTCTATATTAATACTTGTTAATATTTGTGTTTTTGACACTTCAATCAATATTGTTTATTTGCTTAAAATATCTATCCTCTAAATTTGTTGAAGATTTTATAGGGAAAAAGACATTTGAAACCTCTAAATCCTCGTCTATTGTAAAATAATATGGATAAGATGCGTTTTCCATATTTCTGTAAAAAGAAATATTGTTGTTCATTATTGAATACATAGGGGCGCTTATTTCCTTTTCTTTTTTTATTAACTTCAATTCCCTTAAAGAAAAACCATTAGAAACAATTATATATTTCTTACCACTATTTTTTATTTTTGCAAGAGAGTCTTCAATACATGAATCACAAAAACGAGAACTTATATATAATACAATAGTTAAATCATAAAAAACATCTTCAACAAGTTTTGAATTGCCTTCAATAGATTGTAACACATAATTATCTGGAAATTTAAAAAACCCTGAATACTTTGATTGTAATAAAACCCTAGATTTTAACTCTACTATTTCATCATTTTGTTTTTGCGATACATTTTTATATTCTTCTAATGAGTAAATATAAAATGAACCTAAAAAAAAGAACATAAATAATAATACACCAATATATAGCCAGTTTTTATTCATCAAAAGTCCTTTAATTTGTAAGTTATTATAACTGGGTTATCCATTTGTTTTATTTTACTTATTTTTTCCCAATCACTCTCTTTTACATACTTTTTAATTTTTTCATTCGCCCAAATATGATTCTTTAATCCGTATATATCATTAGATTCTCGTATACCAATAAAAGTGCCATCATTTTTACATGCAAGAGGGGGGGTTACCAGTATAGTTAGAGGTTTTTCTTTATTAAACTTAAAGCCATTACCGTACATCAAAGATTTAGATTCCTTATTATAAAACAAAAATGCTCCCCTTTCATTTCCAAAAACTTCAAAAAAACAAAATTTACCTGCTATTAAATAATCACCTGAAAAGTATAAGTGATTAGAAAGTAGCTGTCTAAATTCATCACTATTCAGATTTCTTTCCCAAGCATCACTTGGCAAACCTTTTTCATCATACTCAAATTTGATTTCAGGTACCAATCCACTATCATCAACTCTCCAAATACCGTCAGAATATGGGTGATGATAATATATCTTATCACCAAACTTTCGCAGAGGCTTTCTAGAGACTAATGAATTAGGATTGTCTGGGTTTTTAAAACCTAGTCCCAATGGAACTGAATTACTATCTGCTAAAATAAGACTATACGAGGCTATTGAAGGAGTTCGAAGGTTTTTTTGCACTTTGCTGGCAGTAAAAATTGAGTTGTGTTCTCCATACTCATGCTGCCAAATCATATAATACAACGGCCTTGAGTCTATAATTTCTCCTGAAAACTTATACCTAAATATTTTTCTAAGTTTAGTATCTAGAATTGAAATAAACTTCTTTTTATCATTAATGGCAATATCACTAATGCTAAGTAACTCTCCGGGACCTTTCCCTATTGTTCCTATATTGTTTAAAAATTCACCATTATGATTAAAGCGCAATAATTTATTATTTCTTTTATCATGAATAAAATAATAGTTTGAACAGAATAAGATGTTATGGACTTTTCCTATAATGCTATTTGGTGAGGTCTCTAAAGGTATAATTTCTATACTAGAAATCAGATCTGCCAAATTAATCTTTAAAGAACCTAGTACATTTTTTGGAATCACTACTTTTTCGGCCCCATTATTATATATATCAAATAATTTGATATCATCCTTGTTAATTTCAATTTGCTCTTTATGCCCCTTTGCACCAATACTATTTAAAATTGTTTCGTTATTAGATGTATGTCTACAACTGTAAAACAAAGAAATTAATAAAATTATTGATACTTTTAAACTTATAATACTCTTCATTTTTATATTTATTTTTTTTAAAGGGTAGATTTTTAACCCACCCGTTGTTAAATTAGCAAGAAGGATCGAAAGGAGTACAATTCGCCCAAGGACCAAATTCTGGCACACAATCTATCCCACCAGGTACCCAATAATAGCTTTCTTCAACTCTACCGTCATCGTGATAAATCCATGAGGTACACTTTCTCTGATAACTCACTGGTTCATCAGCATAAGGCTCTTCATCACAATCAGAATTCCACCACGGACATTCTGCATTGGCAGTATTCATAGATATAGCATCAGCTAAATTAAATTTTCTACTTTCCACTGCATTTGTGTTTAAAAACATAGCCAGCACAAATGCCGCTAGAAATCCAATTGCTTTTATCGTTTTTTTCATTTTATTAAATTTTAAATTTATACTTATTAATATTTTAAGTTTTATAAGGCATACTACTTTTAGAATATGTAATAGACTAATACATTAGACTACTAAAATCTTTTTTAAAGATTCCCTTATTGTAAAAAAACACTTTATATCATTGGCATTGGTTTTTAGTTAAACAATTTGTTTTTGTGATTATATGTTTCATTTCTTGCCGTATTTCTTTTATAGCGGTTGATGGTATTTTAACATCTTTACTTAATATAGTTTTCGCCATAGCTAATGCTTTTCCATTCTGTCCGCTCTCATCATACAATTTCGCTAATAAATAAGGTGGGTAAAACCGTGACGGAATCATATTAGCAGCATGTTTATAAGCAGCTTCTGCTTGTTTGTACTGTTTCATGTTTTTATAAGTATCCCCTAAAGCGGTTTCAATAATAGTGGTGTTTAAATGTGTTTTTGAGCGTTCTAAAATTTGTATGGCTTTTTTATCCTGTTTGTAAATAGAAAGTGCTTTACCGTAATTCATTAAAAATTCACCATTATTCTTTAATTTGGGGTAAGCTGCTTGGTATTCTGCTATAGCACTTTCATAATCACCATATTGATAACTGCTTTGAGCCAGTTTCCAATTTTTAAAGCTGGCATCTAATCTATTTACATAATTAAAACTAAAGACACTTATTAATAGAAGACTTACTAGTATTGAAGTTTTTAAAGCAAGTTTAATAGAAGAATTAATTTTTAAACTTTGAAATCGCTTTGTTTTGCTTTGGTCTAACAAGGCTAAACCAGCCAACAAAACAAGCATAATAAGTTTAATAGGAAGGATTTCCATGGGATATGAAAAAAACGCAAAGACCCCAATGGACACTAAACTTATTTTTAAAATGATACTTAACTCCTTGTTTTCTTTTCTGGCAGATGTTTTTATAATGAAATATAAAATTAGTATCAATATGATAAAACCAAAGACTCCCTGTTCGGTTATAAATTGAATAAACTCATTAAAGGCATAATACGAATTGTCCGCCACCAAAGCTTCTGGAGTTTCTCCATGCTCTGAAAAGTAATGAGCTTGATAGTTCATATAGTAAGCCTTAAAGCGATCAAAACCTACACCAAAAAATGGGTTATCCTTGATAATTTCGGTAGCGGTTTTCCAAATAAATAAACGCCCGTCTGAAGAGCCCTTTTTAAGATGATAAATACCAAATAGACTTATCCCTATAATCAATACAGAACCAGCGATTAAAATAGCTTTTTTTAAATTAGTTAGTTGCTTAAAAAGTGTCTTTAAAATTTGATAACGCAGCTCAAACAAAAGCAGACTAATTATTAAAACAGCTAACCATGCGGCTCTAGATTGTGTAGCGGGAATGATTAGAACAATACTTATTATACCGAGTAAGGGAACATACTCAAATGAAAGTTTTGTTATAGTATTGAGAATTAAATCCCTTTTCGTGCTTGCATTAAACAAAACTAGGCTGCTAATCACTTTTTCTCTAAATAGATACAAACCTAAAGCAATTGGAAAAACAGAGGCTAGAAACCCCGCATAAGGCCCAGGATTGAAATAACTTCCTGTTAATTTAAACCCTGAATGATTAGATGGATAATATCCTAATAATTGGAGGTTGCCATAAATGGCTTGAATAATGCCAGAGATTACAATAGCCAATAACAACCAGTAAAACGTCTTAATATCTAGGATCCTAAAAATCAGATAAAGGAATCCAATCCCTAATAATTCAATAAATCTAATAGAAAAACTATAATTTGTTTGAAATAAATATCTATTTGTTACTATATAAATAAGCAGAGCTACTAAAACAATATCCAAACGAGATAATGAGAGGTTAGTTACTTTCGATTTTAAAATCCAGAAAGAGCTTATTCCTAACAAAACTGCACAGAAATAGACAAATACGATAAACTTACTAGTAATTGTTGATTGAGGATAGCTTGTTATATTTATTTGAGGAATACATACTAATAAAACTATAACAAAGAGAATATTTAAAAACTTTTTTGATTCAAAGTCAAGAAAATTTGATACAATTTTACCTCTAGACATAAGTGTTTAATATATTATTTTCCTTAATTGTCGAGAGATGCCTTTTGTGGTAAAGGCTTTACCCAAAAAAAAGATTTTTACTTACAAATCACATCCTGCACTATCCTGTTTTTGCAAATAATTAGTGTTAAAAAGCCACAGCAATACATAAAACTCCCTTTTGTCTAAAATAATGTAGTAGGCACACTTGATTTATAGGTGAGTTTTTAATGCTTTATTTTAGATCTATGCAATTGAATTATTTTAATTTAAGTAACACAATGATTTTTGAGGAAAAATAATATTTAGCCAAG contains:
- a CDS encoding efflux RND transporter periplasmic adaptor subunit; its protein translation is MSKKRQNLTRCIFLMICFSILLNCNKPKENKEKSINKKQYLPEKNEVDILVLDKGAFKKELVSNGRLVALEKSELKFNVSEKLNNIYVKNGDYVTKGQLLASLDAFTYHQKVNKAEIDLKQATLEFNDLQIRRGFNADNKDAIPKEEYEMMAIKSGYKNALHQLENAQFDLKSTKLIAPFSGKIANIDSKKHDQINSGKAFITLINDAVFEVEFYVIESELKDIKSKDKISIEPFATSKSYEGAITTINPQVEKDGTILIKAQVKNDGHLLEGMNVKVFIKKDIPDQFVVPKSAVVLRDNQEVLFTVKNGKAYWTYILKTLENSKAYAVIPHPDKSSASLTVGDTIIISNNLNLAHDSEVSVKNSH
- a CDS encoding 6-bladed beta-propeller, with the translated sequence MKSIISLKVSIILLISLFYSCRHTSNNETILNSIGAKGHKEQIEINKDDIKLFDIYNNGAEKVVIPKNVLGSLKINLADLISSIEIIPLETSPNSIIGKVHNILFCSNYYFIHDKRNNKLLRFNHNGEFLNNIGTIGKGPGELLSISDIAINDKKKFISILDTKLRKIFRYKFSGEIIDSRPLYYMIWQHEYGEHNSIFTASKVQKNLRTPSIASYSLILADSNSVPLGLGFKNPDNPNSLVSRKPLRKFGDKIYYHHPYSDGIWRVDDSGLVPEIKFEYDEKGLPSDAWERNLNSDEFRQLLSNHLYFSGDYLIAGKFCFFEVFGNERGAFLFYNKESKSLMYGNGFKFNKEKPLTILVTPPLACKNDGTFIGIRESNDIYGLKNHIWANEKIKKYVKESDWEKISKIKQMDNPVIITYKLKDF
- a CDS encoding O-antigen ligase family protein — protein: MAIVISGIIQAIYGNLQLLGYYPSNHSGFKLTGSYFNPGPYAGFLASVFPIALGLYLFREKVISSLVLFNASTKRDLILNTITKLSFEYVPLLGIISIVLIIPATQSRAAWLAVLIISLLLFELRYQILKTLFKQLTNLKKAILIAGSVLIIGISLFGIYHLKKGSSDGRLFIWKTATEIIKDNPFFGVGFDRFKAYYMNYQAHYFSEHGETPEALVADNSYYAFNEFIQFITEQGVFGFIILILILYFIIKTSARKENKELSIILKISLVSIGVFAFFSYPMEILPIKLIMLVLLAGLALLDQSKTKRFQSLKINSSIKLALKTSILVSLLLISVFSFNYVNRLDASFKNWKLAQSSYQYGDYESAIAEYQAAYPKLKNNGEFLMNYGKALSIYKQDKKAIQILERSKTHLNTTIIETALGDTYKNMKQYKQAEAAYKHAANMIPSRFYPPYLLAKLYDESGQNGKALAMAKTILSKDVKIPSTAIKEIRQEMKHIITKTNCLTKNQCQ